AAAGTTCCGGAGTGCTGAGCAATAATGGCGGAGCCGCCGGCGAAGCCAAGCTGGAGTGGATGTACAAAAGTGAGTCATCCAGGTGaatttctaataaaatatCTAATATCTTCATGTCTATCTTGCTCCAGATAGCACTGAGCTGATCAACCGTGAGGAGTACCTCTTGGGCCGCAAGATCGACAAGTCCTTTGAGACCCTGCAAGCAGAGGAGAGCCGTCAGGAACAGAACACGGTGGGTCTCAAGCAGTCCATCAACCATGTGGAGCACGATTGTGTGCCCTTCTCTATCCGGACGTACCGCAATCTGCAGTCCAACGAACAGGTGGACATACAGCGCAAGACGCTTGAGGATCCCCTAATGCTCATCAAGCAGCGAGAGATGGAATCCCGCCGAAAACTACTTGAGAATCCCGTCAAGCTGAAGGAAATCCATCGCATCCTCAAGACTGAACAGGAACAAAAGGCCGCCAAGGAGAAGAAGGTCAAGAAGAGCAAAAAGTCCAAGAAatccaaaaagaagaaaaagaaccGACGATCCAGCGATGATGAAAGTGATGACAGTGAGAGCAATGATAGCGACGATGACTTGGACAGAAAATTAGCCCGCCAAGTAAGCAAACTAAAGGGTGACCAGGGTGACCTTAAACTGGACAAGCTGCTGGACGCCCAGTACCGCACCATTTCAAAGCAATTAGACATGGCTACCAAGAAAAAGAGCAAGAAATCCAAGAAGAAAAGCAGCGATACGAGTGACGCCAGTAGTGACGAAGAGGTAAAGCCGAAAAGGCAAAGATCTAGGGAACCAGAGCCCAGGAGAAAGAACAAGAGGAGCCACAGCTCTGAAGACAGAACTCATCGGGAAAGACGCAGGAGCAGAAGTCCCCGGGACAGAAAAAGGCGACAGAGCAGAAGCCCGGAACAAAAGCAGAGGCAACAACGTCCAGACGAGAGAAAGGAACGCCGTAAGAGCAGAAGCCCCCGGGATAGAAAGAAACTACAAAGCAGTAGCCCGGAACAAAGGCAGAGACATAGGAGTCCCGACGAGAGAAAAGAAAGGCGTAGGAGCAAAAGCCCCCGGGATAGGAAAAGACGACAGAGCAGTAGCCCGGAACAACGGCAGAGGCAAAGGAGTCCAAACGAGCGAAAGGAACGCCGTAGGAGCAGAAGTCCCTTAGAGAGAAGGGGGAGAAGAACCAGGAGCCCAGAGGACAAAACAGCCAGACGCCATCGCCCAGAAGATAGCAAGGATAGTTTAAAGCAGCGCGAAAAACGCAGGAGTAGGTCACCTGAAGAGCGTTCCAGGTCAAGACGCAGCAGGAGCCGAAGTTCGAAAAGAGATGACAAACAAAAGATTGCTGAAAGGCCGCCCCAACGAAGGGAAAGCAGTCCTTCTGCCAGCCGTCCCAGCGGCAAGCCCAAGTTAAGCGCAGCCGACCGAGAAGCTCGTCTGCGCGAGATGATGGATAACGCCACTTGGAGGGAAGCGGATCGCACCCAAGTGGTGCGCAAGCACCGAGAGGCCTACGCCCGCGAGGAGGCCCAAAACCGTGAACGAGA
This genomic stretch from Drosophila teissieri strain GT53w chromosome 2L, Prin_Dtei_1.1, whole genome shotgun sequence harbors:
- the LOC122611599 gene encoding pre-mRNA-splicing factor CWC25 homolog, giving the protein MGGGDLNLKKSWHPHTMKNQERVWKAEEQAKMEERKLQDLRKEINEERDREELRRLGESSGVLSNNGGAAGEAKLEWMYKNSTELINREEYLLGRKIDKSFETLQAEESRQEQNTVGLKQSINHVEHDCVPFSIRTYRNLQSNEQVDIQRKTLEDPLMLIKQREMESRRKLLENPVKLKEIHRILKTEQEQKAAKEKKVKKSKKSKKSKKKKKNRRSSDDESDDSESNDSDDDLDRKLARQVSKLKGDQGDLKLDKLLDAQYRTISKQLDMATKKKSKKSKKKSSDTSDASSDEEVKPKRQRSREPEPRRKNKRSHSSEDRTHRERRRSRSPRDRKRRQSRSPEQKQRQQRPDERKERRKSRSPRDRKKLQSSSPEQRQRHRSPDERKERRRSKSPRDRKRRQSSSPEQRQRQRSPNERKERRRSRSPLERRGRRTRSPEDKTARRHRPEDSKDSLKQREKRRSRSPEERSRSRRSRSRSSKRDDKQKIAERPPQRRESSPSASRPSGKPKLSAADREARLREMMDNATWREADRTQVVRKHREAYAREEAQNRERDFDKEFINKEVKKAISNHNSIGDRIRANLNNIQRTASSMDTNFARK